Proteins encoded in a region of the Zea mays cultivar B73 chromosome 4, Zm-B73-REFERENCE-NAM-5.0, whole genome shotgun sequence genome:
- the LOC109946109 gene encoding aquaporin NIP1-2, with protein sequence MRVLCGGGAPPMVIDRQVVSEVVSTFLLVFVMCGAAGIYGSDKDRISQLGQSVAGGLIVTVMIYAVGHISGAHMNPAVTLAFAVFRHFPWIQVRDNESRIWPSWPSSERGQWRQQWGTGEERGRWRQQWGTGGGGSKWGGEMKEGREKGMVASHEGSKVKEAGRRMAA encoded by the coding sequence ATGAGAGTGCTTTGTGGTGGTGGTGCTCCTCCCATGGTTATCGATCGACAGGTGGTCTCGGAGGTGGTGTCCACGTTCCTGCTGGTGTTCGTCATGTGCGGGGCGGCAGGGATCTACGGTAGCGACAAGGACCGCATCTCGCAGCTGGGGCAGTCGGTCGCCGGCGGGCTCATCGTCACCGTCATGATCTACGCCGTCGGCCACATCTCGGGCGCGCACATGAACCCCGCCGTCACGCTCGCGTTCGCCGTGTTCCGCCATTTCCCCTGGATCCAGGTACGCGACAATGAGTCCAGGATCTGGCCGTCGTGGCCCTCCTCGGAGCGAGGGCAGTGGAGGCAGCAATGGGGAACCGGCGAGGAGCGGGGGCGGTGGAGGCAGCAATGGGGAACCGGTGGCGGAGGATCCAAATGGGGAGGGGAGATGAAAgaagggagagagaaggggatgGTGGCCTCACACGAGGGTTCCAAAGTGAAAGAAGCTGGTCGTCGGATGGCCGCGTGA